The Cryptococcus gattii WM276 chromosome B, complete sequence genome has a segment encoding these proteins:
- a CDS encoding Exocyst complex subunit Sec15, putative (Similar to TIGR gene model, INSD accession AAW40814.1), which yields MIRRHRPTFTTSELELQLQQINLDPTSSTTENLEALAPLIKSIQDTDSEQLYLRSLDNFVEEKEREIEEICQENYEDFVSSVSTLLTIRQGTGHLRRRIGELDGQMGDVGRALGEKKRALLEQKKVARNMDDAIETLQTCLRLLDLVHRIDEMVREGKYWGALRSLEDLLHLPPPSISQTPFYAHILSSLPSLRLSIKDAVTASTKTWLFDVRESCAKVGKLALEQMAMRTKKWRMKREKEGGVRLARVGGPLELVHNERVEFDALDNDEIKVDFKPLYHCIYIYEALGQKPELQRSYQEDRKTQATLILTSRLSTTPSTLVNTLPLLMQELVGFFIIEAHVLDTMPDFRTQRDVDELWDEMCRRIVEVMGQGLKGCSEPEVFLSSKTEVLLFVQTLEAYGYNITELNGLLITLFERYSELLLRKFSADFDQIVSDDDNQPMMVNDHGEFEQVAGVCWLAKGEAESLATQGFPQPMPFSQTYPMCCINIRNFVDQFYQFTDGVAQQHLDIDEVLRKSLDGLLSDHVSKQIAKKLQTMLNLSQIAQVVINLEHFTTACNELESVLMNLRVFSASQRGGPVKLASGASFNSTLSIAQSRIDSIINSKLESFFELAEYNWMPARPQSTVEEPSTYVFEMITFLTAYVDSVLIGLKEEFKTVAYRNALTRINRWLMDTLTGKEIVKLNESALASVLADVSFIEIEIKRLGKPELDHVFDEVKHTINIILSDAVQAYMEPSIRSMSYPSVKPLSLAMILAKLGKAASSQGGQTNMFKAERRRGEADQVARLAGK from the exons ATGATACGCAGGCATAGACCCACATTCACAACATCAGAGCTCGAACTGCAGCTCCAGCAG ATCAACCTCGATCCCACATCATCCACAACAGAAAATCTCGAAGCCCTGGCTCCTCTCATAAAGTCAATACAAGATACGGATTCGGAGCAGCTATACCTCAGAAGCTTGGACAATTTTGtagaagagaaagaaagggAAATTGAGGAAATATGTCAAGAAAACTATGAG GACTTTGTCTCTTCTGTTTCTACTCTTCTCACAATCCGTCAAGGGACCGGGCATCTAAGACGGCGAATTGGTGAGCTCGATGGCCAAATGGGAGATGTAGGAAGGGCGTTGGGTGAAAAA AAACGCGCTCTACTGGAGCAGAAGAAGGTAGCGAGAAATATGGACGATGCGATTGAAACCCTTCAGACATGTTTGCGTCTTTTGGACCTCGTTCACCGTATCGACGAAATGGTTCGAGAGGGTAAATATTGGGGGGCGTTACGG TCACTTGAAGACCTActtcatctccctcctccaTCCATTTCACAAACTCCTTTTTACGCTCACATCCTCTCTTCACTTCCTTCCCTCCGCCTTTCTATCAAAGATGCTGTTACAGCCTCAACAAAGACATGGTTATTCGATGTGCGTGAAAGTTGTGCGAAAGTGGGCAAACTTGCGTTGGAGCAAATGGCGATGAGGACGAAGAAGTGGCGAATGAAGCGAGAAAAGGAAGGTGGAGTCCGATTAGCGCGGGTCGGGGGACCGTTGGAGCTTGTACATAACGAACGAGTCGAAT TCGATGCGCTGGATAACGATGAGATTAAAGTGGATTTCAAACCCCTTTATCATTGTATATACATCTACGAGGCCTTGGGCCAGAAGCCTGAGCTGCAGCGTAGCTACCAAGAAGATCGAAAG ACACAAGCGACTCTCATTCTGACTTCTCGATTATCTACGACTCCTTCGACGCTTGTCAACACCCTTCCTCTTTTGATGCAGGAGCTAGTGGGCTTTTTCATCATAGAAGCCCATGTGCTTGACACTATGCCTGATTTTCGTACTCAGAGAGATGTGGACGAGCTCTGGGATGAGATGTGCAGGAGGATCGTGGAAGTTATGGGTCAGGGGTTGAAAGGATGCAGCGAGCCCGAAGTGTTCTTAAGTAGCAAGACTGAAGTGTTGCTATTCGTGCAAACTTTGGAG GCGTATGGATATAATATCACAGAACTAAACGGCCTACTCATAACTCTTTTTGAGCGGTATTCCGAGCTGCTATTGCGAAAATTTAGCGCAGACTTTGACCAG ATTGTGTCAGACGATGATAATCAGCCGATGATGGTCAATGACCACGGAGAGTTTGAGCAAGTTGCGGGAGTCTGCTGGCTTGCAAAGGGAGAAGCCGAATCTCTAGCGAC GCAAGGATTCCCTCAACCGATGCCTTTTTCCCAAACGTATCCCATGTGCTGTATCAACATTCGAAACTTTGTGGACCAGTTCTACCAGTTTACCGATGGGGTAGCTCAACAGCATCTCGACATTGACGAAGTTTTGCGAAAG TCATTGGATGGTTTATTATCCGACCATGTCAGCAAACAAATCGCAAAGAAATTACAAACCATGCTCAACTTGTCGCAAATCGCACAAGTTGTCATCAACTTGGAACATTTTACCACTGCTTGCAATGAGCTTGAAAGCGTGCTGATGAATCTTCG GGTATTTAGCGCGTCGCAGCGTGGAGGGCCTGTCAAGCTTGCATCTGGTGCCTCTTTCAATTCCACCTTGTCAATAGCACAATCGCGTATCGACAGTATCATCAACTCTAAACTCGAATCCTTCTTTGAGCTTGCAGAGTACAACTGGATGCCTGCTCGCCCTCAATCGACGGTGGAAGAACCAAGCACTTATGTGTTTGAGATGATCACGTTCTTAACGGCATATGTGGATTCGGTGTTAATCGGGCTAAAGGAAGAATTCAAGACGGTAGCCTATCGAAACGCGTTGACGAGGATTAACCGGTGGTTGATG GATACATTGACGGGTAAAGAGATTGTAAAATTGAATGAAAGCGCATTGGCGAGTGTACTGGCCGACGTATCGTTTATCGAGATTGAGATTAAGCGATTGGGTAAACCCGAGCTTGATCACGTCTTTGACGAAGTAAAACAT ACTATCAACATTATCCTTTCCGATGCTGTTCAGGCATATATGGAACCTTCGATTCGTTCCATGTCGTATCCGTCTGTCAAACCGCTGAGCCTAGCTATGATCTTGGCCAAACTGGGAAAAGCTGCCTCGTCCCAAGGAGGTCAGACCAATATGTTCAAGGcggaaaggagaagggggGAAGCAGATCAAGTGGCTAGATTGGCGGGCAAATAG
- a CDS encoding Transcriptional elongation regulator, putative (Similar to TIGR gene model, INSD accession AAW40813.1), giving the protein MSAGKKPQTQLPEDDYVLLESADGYTFVVSRKIACASGMLKSMLDEDAAFEESKNKTCRIQQRGVILAKVIEYLAYKVQWSECLAEEVNEDFSDRIDPYIALELLTAADFLDC; this is encoded by the exons ATGTCCGCTGGCAAGAAACCTCAAACGCAGCTCCCAGAAGACGACTACGTGCTCCTTGAATCAGCCGACGGCTATACTTTTGTCGTCTCTCGAAAGATCGCTTGCGCAAGTGGCATGCTCAAAAGTATGCTTGACGAAGATG CCGCATTTGAAGAGTCGAAAAACAAGACATGCAGAATTCAGCAGAG GGGTGTGATACTTGCTAAAGTCATAGAATACCTTGCGTACAAGGTTCAATGGTCTGAGTGTCTTGCCGAGGAGGTCAATGAAGACTTTTCAGATCGCATCGATCCTTATATTGCTCTAGAACT GCTTACTGCTGCTGATTTTCTTGACTGTTAA
- a CDS encoding Hypothetical protein (Similar to SGTC gene model, INSD accession EAL23578.1; CNBA2250), protein MTQRQTFDSLEELSTCEISDALIKLGVQTGGYLPDLHLYSPSDGRKLKVVGPAFTVQMVAENVQREDEPPKSKEHFVDTCPSGSVLVISAPFIRNAGCWGGLMSTAAKAKGLKGVVIRGGCRDLAEHRELVFPHRQVYASYHTTLGQKSFVRPSLLSVPIDMSPHYYSSPSIASLYSPSFEYRIIVKPGDIIVCDEDGCVAVPPDLVERVVEKGKEGRDIDENVRKDLEKGKGVQESMAKWRGEEKRDGGKL, encoded by the exons ATGACTCAAAGGCAGACGTTCGACTCGCTTGAAGAACTCTCCACTTGTGAG ATATCAGATGCTCTTATAAAGCTAGGGGTGCAAACTGGGGGTTATTTGCCAGACCTTCACCTCTACTCACCTTCTGATGGACGGAAGCTCAAGGTGGTTGGCCCGGCATTCACAGTACAG ATGGTAGCTGAAAATGTgcaaagagaagatgaacCTCCCAAGAGCAAAGAGCATTTT GTGGATACATGCCCAAGCGGCAGCGTACTTGTCATTTCTGCACCATTCA TCCGAAATGCAGGATGCTGGGGTGGTCTTATGTCGACCGCTGCTAAAGCAAAAGGTCTCAAGGGAGTAGTCATTCGGGGAGGGTGTCGAGATTTGGCAGAGCATAGGGAACTGGTATTCCCG CACCGACAGGTATACGCAAGCTACCACACAACATTAGGCCAGAAATCATTTGTTCGtccctctctcctctctGTTCCAATCGACATGTCTCCACATTACTATTCTTCTCCAAGCATCGCATCCCTCTACTCGCCCTCGTTCGAGTACAGGATCATTGTAAAGCCTGGGGACATTATTGTATGTGATGAAGACGGATGCGTTGCAGTGCCCCCGGATTTGGTCGAAAGAGTTGTGGAAAAGGgtaaagaaggaagagataTCGATGAGAATGTGAGAAAAGACCTcgagaaaggaaagggagTGCAAGAGAGTATGGCCAAATGGCGAGGtgaagaaaaaagagacGGCGGGAAATTGTAA